One segment of Cyprinus carpio isolate SPL01 chromosome A17, ASM1834038v1, whole genome shotgun sequence DNA contains the following:
- the LOC109085355 gene encoding endoribonuclease Dicer-like gives MAGLQLVTPASSPMGPFFGLPWQQEAIHDNIYTPRKYQVELLEAALEHNTIVCLNTGSGKTFIAVLLIKELSHQIRGEDGKRTVFLVNAASSVVQQASTVRTHSELQVGDYMSEDMTSWPEEMWSREMMENQVLVMTCHIFLHVLKNGVLPLSKINLLVFDECHLAITDHPYQEIMKICEGCPGCPRIFGLTASILNGKCDPCDLEEKIQNLEKILQSNAETATDLVVLDRYASQPREVVLDCGLYQDQSGLSERLLNELDEALNFLNDCNLSAHREDRDPTFISKQVLNDCRAVLTVLGPWCADKAAGIMVRELQKYIKHEQEELNCKFLLFTDTILRKIHALCEEHFSPASLDLKFVTPKVIKLLEILHEYKPFERQQFESVEWYNNRNQDNYVSWSDSEDEDEDEEAEAKEKPEANFPSPFTNILCGIVFVERRYTAVVLNRLIKEAGKQDPELAYISSNFITGHSIGKNQPRNKQMEVEFRKQEEVLRKFRAHETNLLIATSIVEEGVDIPKCNLVVRFDLPTEYRSYVQSKGRARAPVSNYIMLADSERTKPFEEDLKTYKAIEKILRNKCSKSTECSDFELEPVTDDDNVLPPYVLRSEDGGPRVTINTAIGHINRYCARLPSDPFTHLAPKCKTVELKTGGYQSTLFLPINSPLRVPVTGPTMNCARLAEKAVALLCCEKLHKIGELDDHLMPVGKETVKYEEELDLHDEEETNVPGRPGSTKRRQCYPKAIPECLRGCYPVPEQPCYLYVIGMVLTTPLPDELNFRRRKLYPPEDTTRCFGILTAKPIPRIPHFPVYTRSGEVTISIELQKSGFTLSAEQLELITRLHQYIFSHILRLEKPALEFKPIEADSAYCILPLNIVEDSNTLDLDFKFMEDIEKSEARIGIPNTQYTKQNPFIFKLEDYQDAVIIPRYRNFDQPHRFYVADVYTDLTPLSKFPSPEYETFAEYYKTKYNLDLSNVNQPLLDVDHTSSRLNLLTPRHLNQKGKALPLSSAEKRKAKWESLQNKQILVPELCAIHPIPASLWRKAVCLPSILYRLHCLLTAEELRSQTAIDAGVGAQTLPPDFRYPNLDFGWKKSIDSKSFISCPSACMEDDDHCKHGTSSDSDHTAQEGCSTEASQPPEGALPCENCDTPDKMLETHMLPVTDLQTPNKDKSDCVFSCNLLNGTRSNSDNLPHRPDICQCSQLGPLESDLSTQTTTSVPVRPSPAGEPQPQPSDECTPGRNSNLCDRHVKKPTSNCFPKPEMATSTTAPSEVSSEVSDVTSTSTCTGPAWDSPKTLGPNPGLILQALTLSNASDGFNLERLEMLGDSFLKHGITTYLFCTYPDAHEGRLSYMRSKKVSNCNLYRLGKKKGLPSRMVVSIFDPPVNWLPPGYVVNQDKSSTDKWDSDENKDLANGKASDNEDDDDEAEDVEVEPSKEEVSVEDELEYYYEHIKFIDNMLIGSGAFGKKISLQPAEPGYEWKAPKKAHNSHFSPDGGADEFDYSSWDAMCYLDPSKAGEEDDFVVGFWNPSEENCGTDIGKQSISYDLHTEQCIADKSIADCVEALLGCYLTSCGERAAQLFLCSLGLKVLPAEKQSSGGSAELQYGCLKIPPRCMFDHPDAERTLNHLISGFENFEKKINYTFQNKAYLLQAFTHASYHYNTITDCYQRLEFLGDAILDYLITKHLYEDPRQHSPGVLTDLRSALVNNTIFASLAVKYDYHKYFKAVSPELFHVIDDFVQFQLEKNEMQGMDSELRRSEEDEEKEEDIEVPKAMGDIFESLAGAIYMDSRMSLETVWQVYYPMMRPLIEKFSANVPRSPVRELLEMEPETAKFSPAERTYDGKVRVTVEVVGKGKFKGVGRSYRIAKSAAARRALRSLKANQPQVQNN, from the exons ATGGCTGGCCTACAGCTGGTGACCCCTGCCTCCTCACCCATGGGGCCCTTCTTCGGTCTCCCGTGGCAACAGGAAGCTATCCATGACAACATATACACACCAAGGAAATATCAG GTTGAACTTCTTGAAGCAGCTCTTGAACACAATACTATTGTCTGCTTAAATACTGGCTCAGGGAAGACCTTTATCGCAGTACTCCTAATCAAAGAACTCTCCCACCAAATCCGTGGAGAGGATGGGAAGAGAACAGTTTTCCTGGTGAATGCAG CATCATCTGTGGTTCAGCAAGCATCTACTGTAAGAACCCACTCTGAGCTCCAGGTGGGCGACTACATGTCAGAGGACATGACATCATGGCCCGAGGAGATGTGGAGCAGAGAGATGATGGAGAATCAG GTGCTGGTCATGACGTGCCACATCTTCCTCCATGTGTTAAAAAATGGAGTCTTGCCACTATCAAAAATCAACCTGCTGGTTTTTGACGAATGCCACCTTGCAATCACAGACCATCCTTATCAGGAAATAATGAAG ATTTGTGAGGGTTGTCCAGGCTGTCCTCGCATTTTTGGTCTGACTGCTTCCATTTTAAATGGCAAATGTGACCCTTGTGATCTGGAGGAGAAGATTCAGAACCTGGAGAAGATTTTGCAGAGCAATGCAGAAACTGCCACTGATCTTGTGGTGCTGGATAG GTATGCGTCCCAGCCTCGTGAGGTAGTGCTTGACTGTGGACTGTACCAGGATCAGAGTGGGCTCTCTGAGAGGCTTTTAAATGAGCTCGATGAAGCCCTTAATTTTCTTAATGACTGCAACTTATCTGCTCATAGAGAAGACAGAGATCCCACATTCATCTCCAAACAG GTGCTGAATGACTGCCGCGCCGTGTTGACTGTGCTGGGCCCTTGGTGCGCCGATAAAGCTGCGGGAATCATGGTCCGGGAGCTGcagaaatatatcaaacatgAACAGGAAGAGCTGAACTGCAAGTTCCTGTTGTTCACAGACACCATTCTGAGAAAAATCCACGCCTTATGTGAGGAGCATTTCTCCCCAGCTTCCCTAGACCTGAAGTTTGTCACTCCCAAGGTCATCAAACTTCTGGAGATTCTCCACGAGTACAAGCCTTTCGAACGGCAGCAGTTTGAGAGTGTGGAGTGGTACAATAATCGCAATCAGGACAATTATGTTTCTTGGAGCGATTCCGAGGAcgaagatgaggatgaagaggcaGAGGCAAAGGAAAAGCCCGAAGCTAATTTTCCGTCGCCTTTTACCAACATCCTCTGTGGTATCGTCTTTGTGGAAAGACGATATACGGCAGTTGTTTTAAACAG ACTTATCAAGGAGGCAGGGAAGCAGGACCCAGAGCTGGCCTACATCAGTAGTAACTTCATCACAGGTCACAGCATTGGCAAGAACCAGCCTCGCAACAAACAAATGGAGGTGGAGTTCAGAAAACAAGAGGAG GTCCTGAGGAAGTTCAGAGCCCATGAAACCAACTTGCTCATTGCAACCAGCATTGTGGAAGAAGGCGTTGATATTCCAAAGTGCAATTTGGTCGTTCGGTTTGACCTGCCGACAGAGTACCGGTCGTACGTGCAATCCAAAGGTCGCGCCCGGGCTCCAGTCTCCAATTACATCATGCTAGCTGACAGCGAACGGACAAAACCATTTGAGGAAGACCTCAAGACCTACAAGGCCATAGAGAAG ATCCTCCGAAATAAGTGCTCGAAGTCAACAGAATGCAGTGATTTTGAACTGGAGCCAGTGACCGATGATGACAATGTTTTACCACCTTACGTCCTGCGCTCAGAGGACGGCGGCCCCCGTGTCACGATTAACACAGCCATCGGACACATCAACAG ATATTGTGCTCGCTTGCCCAGTGATCCGTTCACTCATCTTGCTCCAAAGTGTAAAACTGTGGAGCTTAAGACTGGAGGTTATCAGTCCACACTCTTCCTACCCATTAACTCACCACTCAGAGTTCCTGTCACC GGGCCAACAATGAACTGTGCAAGACTTGCTGAGAAAGCTGTTGCTCTTCTCTGTTGTGAAAAGCTGCACAAAATTG GTGAACTGGATGATCATTTGATGCCAGTGGGAAAGGAAACTGTGAAGTATGAGGAGGAGCTGGACCTGCATGATGAGGAGGAGACGAACGTGCCAGGAAGACCAGGCTCCACCAAACGGAGACAGTGTTACCCAAAAGCC ATACCAGAGTGTCTGCGGGGTTGTTACCCTGTGCCAGAACAGCCTTGCTACCTTTACGTCATAGGGATGGTCCTTACCACACCTCTTCCTGATGAGCTCAACTTCCGGCGGAGGAAGCTGTACCCACCAGAGGACACTACCCGATGTTTTGGCATTCTGACAGCTAAACCAATACCTCGG ATCCCTCACTTCCCTGTGTATACACGTTCTGGTGAGGTGACCATTTCGATTGAGCTGCAGAAGTCGGGTTTCACTCTGAGCGCGGAGCAGCTGGAGCTGATCACGCGTTTGCACCAGTACATCTTCTCCCACATCCTCCGTCTTGAAAAGCCAGCACTAGAGTTTAAGCCCATAGAGGCAGATTCTGCCTACTGCATTCTACCTCTCAACATTG TTGAGGATTCCAATACGTTGGACCTGGATTTCAAGTTCATGGAGGATATTGAGAAGTCTGAAGCACGCATTGGCATTCCAAATACTCAGTACACCAAGCAAAacccattcattttcaaattgGAGGACTACCAGGATGCTGTCATCATTCCgag GTATCGTAATTTTGACCAGCCACATCGGTTCTATGTGGCTGACGTTTACACAGACCTCACCCCACTCAGTAAATTCCCCTCTCCAGAGTACGAGACTTTCGCTGAGTACTACAAAACCAAGTACAACCTGGACCTGTCTAATGTTAACCAGCCTCTACTGGATGTGGACCACACATCTTCAAG ATTGAATCTTTTAACTCCCCGGCATCTTAATCAAAAGGGGAAAGCCCTTCCTCTCAGTAGTGCGGAGAAGAGAAAGGCCAAGTGGGAAAGCCTACAAAACAAACAG ATTTTAGTTCCGGAGCTCTGTGCCATTCACCCCATCCCAGCCTCTTTATGGAGGAAAGCCGTCTGCCTTCCCAGCATTCTCTACAGACTTCACTGCCTTCTGACGGCCGAAGAGCTGCGGTCTCAGACAGCCATTGACGCTGGTGTAGGCGCTCAGACCCTGCCTCCTGATTTcag GTATCCAAATTTGGATTTCGGATGGAAGAAATCCATCGACAGCAAGTCTTTCATTTCCTGCCCCAGTGCGTGTATGGAAGACGACGATCACTGTAAACACGGCACAAGCTCAGATTCAGACCACACTGCCCAGGAGGGCTGCAGTACGGAGGCCTCCCAGCCTCCAGAGGGCGCGCTCCCCTGTGAGAACTGCGACACACCAGATAAAATGCTAGAAACTCACATGCTCCCTGTGACTGATCTCCAGACGCCGAACAAAGACAAGAGTGACTGCGTCTTTTCCTGTAACCTCCTTAACGGCACTCGGAGCAATAGCGACAACCTTCCACATAGACCTGACATTTGCCAATGCTCTCAGCTGGGCCCTCTGGAGAGTGACCTATCAACACAAACCACTACCTCAGTTCCTGTGAGGCCCTCTCCAGCCGGCGAGCCACAGCCCCAGCCCAGCGATGAATGTACCCCAGGCAGAAACTCAAATCTCTGTGACAGACATGTGAAAAAACCTACCTCAAACTGTTTCCCCAAACCAGAGATGGCAACTAGCACCACAGCACCTTCAGAAGTGTCATCAGAAGTCTCTGACGTGACATCTACATCAACCTGCACAGGTCCAGCCTGGGATTCTCCGAAAACCTTGGGCCCCAACCCCGGCCTCATCTTGCAGGCCCTGACCCTCTCCAACGCCAGTGATGGCTTCAATCTGGAGAGACTGGAGATGTTGGGTGACTCTTTCCTGAAACACGGCATCACCACCTACCTGTTCTGCACTTACCCTGACGCCCACGAGGGCAGACTGTCATACATGAGAAGCAAGAAG GTCAGCAACTGTAACCTTTATCGCCTGGGAAAGAAAAAGGGCCTTCCCAGTCGAATGGTGGTATCCATATTTGATCCCCCGGTAAACTGGCTTCCCCCGGGCTACGTTGTGAATCAGGACAAAAGCAGCACAGACAAGTGGGACTCGGATGAG AATAAAGATTTGGCCAACGGAAAAGCAAGTGATAATGAGGATGACGACGATGAGGCAGAGGATGTAGAGGTCGAGCCGTCTAAAGAAGAGGTCAGTGTGGAAGATGAGCTGGAGTACTACTATGAGCACATCAAATTCATTGATAACATGCTGATTGGCTCCGGCGCCTTTGGGAAGAAGATCTCCCTCCAGCCGGCTGAGCCCGGCTACGAATGGAAAGCCCCCAAAAAAGCCCACAACTCCCACTTTTCCCCAGACGGTGGCGCTGACGAGTTTGATTACAGTTCCTGGGACGCCATGTGCTACCTGGACCCCAGCAAAGCTGGCGAGGAGGATGACTTTGTGGTGGGCTTCTGGAACCCGTCAGAGGAAAACTGTGGCACGGATATTGGGAAACAGTCCATCTCCTACGATCTTCACACCGAGCAGTGCATCGCCGATAAGAGCATAGCCGACTGTGTGGAGGCGCTGCTGGGGTGCTACCTCACCAGCTGTGGGGAGAGGGCGGCCCAGTTGTTCCTGTGCTCCCTCGGCCTGAAGGTGCTGCCAGCGGAGAAGCAGAGTTCAGGGGGGTCTGCCGAGCTGCAGTACGGCTGCCTGAAGATCCCTCCACGCTGCATGTTTGACCACCCGGATGCTGAGCGGACCCTCAACCACCTCATCTCTGGCTTCGAGAACTTCGAGAAGAAGATAAACTACACGTTTCAAAACAAGGCATATCTTCTGCAGGCTTTCACTCACGCCTCGTATCATTACAACACCATCACAG ATTGTTATCAGCGGTTGGAGTTCCTTGGTGATGCAATTTTAGACTACCTCATAACAAAGCACCTTTATGAAGATCCCCGGCAGCACTCCCCAGGCGTGCTGACTGACCTGCGCTCTGCACTTGTCAACAACACCATATTTGCTTCCCTGGCTGTCAAGTACGATTACCACAAGTACTTCAAAGCTGTCTCGCCCGAACTGTTCCACGTGATCGATGATTTTGTGCAATTTCAGCTAGAGAAGAATGAAATGCAAGGAATGGATTCGGAG CTTCGCCGAtcagaggaagatgaggagaAGGAGGAAGACATTGAGGTCCCCAAAGCAATGGGAGACATCTTTGAATCACTAGCTGGTGCAATTTACATGGATAGCAGGATGTCACTTGAGACAGTTTGGCAAGTGTATTATCCAATGATGAGGCCACTCATAG AAAAATTCTCTGCTAATGTCCCTCGATCCCCAGTGCGAGAACTCTTGGAGATGGAACCAGAGACAGCTAAGTTCAG CCCTGCGGAGAGAACCTACGATGGAAAAGTACGGGTGACGGTGGAAGTGGTGGGCAAAGGCAAGTTCAAAGGCGTGGGACGCAGCTACCGGATAGCCAAGTCAGCGGCCGCCCGCCGAGCCCTGCGCAGTCTCAAAGCCAATCAACCTCAGGTCCAAAATAACTGA